One window of Amaranthus tricolor cultivar Red isolate AtriRed21 chromosome 11, ASM2621246v1, whole genome shotgun sequence genomic DNA carries:
- the LOC130827933 gene encoding quinone-oxidoreductase homolog, chloroplastic, protein MDAKLMHAVQYSGYGGGTHALKHVEVPVPEPKIDEVLIKVEAATLNPVDWKIQKGMLRPFLPRKFPTIPGTDIAGEVVQAGSGVKRFKTGDKVVALLSHATGGALAEYAIAKENLTVARPPEVSAPEGAALPVAALTAHQALTRSANIKLDGSGEKKNILITAASGGVGHYTVQLAKLGNTHVTATCGARNIDFVKGLGADEVLDYKTAEGAALKSPSGKKYDFVIHGATGIPWATFEPNLSATGKVIDLTPSPSAMLTFAMKKLTFSKKQLVPLLMIPKTENFDYIVNLVKEGKLKTFIDSKHPLSKAEDAWDRIMSGHATGKIIIDP, encoded by the exons ATGGATGCCAAATTAATGCACGCGGTTCAGTATTCTGGTTATGGTGGTGGAACTCACGCCTTAAAG CATGTCGAGGTTCCCGTTCCTGAACCAAAGATTGATGAAGTCCTTATAAAAGTTGAGGCAGCAACTTTAAACCCAGTTGATTGGAAGATACAGAAGGGCATGTTGCGGCCCTTCTTACCCCGCAAATTCCCTACTATACCAG GAACTGATATTGCTGGGGAGGTAGTCCAGGCAGGATCTGGTGTGAAGAGGTTCAAAACTGGTGACAAGGTTGTAGCGCTGCTTAGCCATGCT ACTGGAGGTGCGCTGGCGGAGTATGCCATTGCAAAGGAGAACCTGACAGTTGCTAGACCACCTGAAGTATCTGCACCAGAAGGTGCAGCCCTACCAGTTGCTGCCCTTACCGCTCATCAGGCTCTAACCCGGTCTGCAAACATCAAGCTTGATGGAAGTGGTGAAAAGAAAAACATATTGATCACAGCCGCATCAGGGGGTGTAGGCCACTACACAGTTCAGTTAGCAAAGCTCGGAAACACGCATGTAACAGCAACATGTGGGGCCCGTAACATAGATTTTGTTAAGGGTTTGGGTGCCGATGAGGTCCTTGACTATAAGACCGCAGAAGGGGCTGCCTTGAAAAGTCCTTCGGGGAAAAAGTATGACTTTGTGATTCATGGTGCCACCGGAATCCCATGGGCCACCTTTGAGCCCAATCTGAGCGCAACCGGTAAAGTAATCGATTTGACTCCTAGCCCAAGTGCTATGCTTACATTTGCTATGAAAAAACTGACATTCTCCAAGAAACAGCTAGTTCCTCTGCTTATGATTCCAAAGACAGAGAATTTTGACTATATTGTGAATCTGGTTAAGGAGGGAAAGCTTAAAACATTTATAGACTCTAAACATCCCTTGAGTAAAGCTGAAGATGCTTGGGATAGAATAATGAGTGGACATGCCACAGGAAAAATCATAATAGATCCTTGA
- the LOC130827934 gene encoding DEAD-box ATP-dependent RNA helicase 41, which produces MEVAGNDDQLECSNPIGNEEDNSDEVKVRCWDQREAEPGEPRCIICGRYGEYICDETDDDICSLECKKTLLERIAKSKHASTLPVQKRLPTTDECFYVKDPKTASSSGLVSNEETALLRERLDIFVRRGSVPPPVLSFSSCNLPVKLLQNIEIMGFVLPTPVQMQAIPAAIEGYSLLVSAETGSGKTASYLIPIITHCVNASSDRSCNRKPLSMVLTPTRELCVQVEEEAKKLSLGLPFKTALVIGGNPMASQVYRIKQGIELIVGTPGRLVDLLTKHDIELDNISFFVVDEVDLMLQRGFRDQVMQIFRALSSPQVLMLSATVSAEVQKMAQSMAKDLAIVFVGKPDMPNLAVKQIPIWVETKHKKQKLFDILMSKQHFRPPVVVFVASKVGADLLAEAIIVTTKIKALAIHGDKTMSERSEILKSFLMGEFNVLVSTGLLGRGMDLLSVKQVIVFDMPNSMKEYVHIVGRASRHGGEGNVIVFVNEESKNLFPEFVNVLKSSGAVVPKELANSRYAAFLVSMSKNFKKRKHG; this is translated from the exons ATGGAGGTGGCCGGCAATGATGATCAGTTGGAATGTTCGAACCCTATTGGAAATGAGGAAGACAATTCAG ACGAAGTGAAAGTAAGATGCTGGGATCAGAGAGAAGCAGAACCAGGAGAACCTCGTTGCATCATCTGTGGCCGCTATGGGGAGTATATATGTGATGAGACGGATGATGATATTTGCAGCTTAGAGTGTAAGAAGACTCTTTTGGAAAGGATAGCTAAGTCAAAACATGCCTCTACTCTTCCTGTCCAAAAACGATTACCTACTACTGATGAGTGCTTCTATGTGAAAGATCCCAAAACAGCATCAAGTTCTGGTCTTGTTTCTAATGAAGAGACGGCATTACTGAGAGAAAGACTTGATATTTTCGTCAGACGTGGTTCTGTCCCTCCCCCTGTTTTGTCATTTTCTTCTTGTAATCTTCCGGTGAAGCTCCTTCAGAATATTGAGATTATGGGATTTGTCCTCCCAACACCAGTCCAAATGCAAGCTATACCTGCTGCTATAGAAGGTTATAGCCTTCTTGTTTCAGCTGAGACAGGATCTGGGAAAACGGCTTCATATTTGATTCCAATTATTACTCACTGTGTGAATGCTTCTTCTGATCGATCATGCAATAGGAAGCCGCTGTCAATGGTTCTTACACCTACTAGGGAGCTGTGTGTGCAAGTTGAAGAAGAAGCCAAAAAACTTAGCCTGGGGCTGCCATTTAAGACTGCACTTGTCATAGGTGGTAATCCCATGGCCAGTCAGGTCTACCGCATCAAACAAGGTATTGAATTAATCGTGGGAACACCTGGGAGGCTAGTTGATCTGTTAACCAAGCATGACATTGAGCTGGATAATATTTCCTTCTTTGTGGTAGATGAAGTGGACCTTATGCTTCAGAGAGGCTTCCGTGATCAGGTCATGCAGATCTTTAGGGCTCTCTCAAGTCCCCAGGTTCTGATGCTTTCTGCAACGGTATCTGCTGAAGTCCAGAAAATGGCACAGTCAATGGCAAAAGATTTGGCAATCGTCTTTGTTGGAAAGCCTGATATGCCAAACCTTGCGGTAAAGCAGATACCTATATGGGTCGAGACAAAGCACAAAAAGCAGAAGCTTTTTGACATATTGATGAGCAAGCAGCATTTCAGGCCCCCAGTGGTTGTATTCGTAGCTTCAAAAGTAGGAGCAGATCTCTTAGCTGAGGCAATCATCGTTACTACAAAGATCAAAGCTTTAGCCATCCATGGAGACAAGACCATGAGTGAAAGGAGCGaaattttaaagtcttttttGATGGGTGAGTTCAATGTATTAGTATCAACTGGGTTATTGGGCCGTGGGATGGACCTTTTGAGTGTGAAGCAAGTCATAGTATTTGACATGCCAAATTCAATGAAGGAATATGTTCACATAGTTGGGCGGGCCTCACGACATGGAGGGGAAGGGaacgtcattgtgtttgtaaatGAGGAAAGTAAAAATTTGTTCCCAGAATTCGTTAACGTGTTGAAATCATCTGGTGCTGTTGTTCCGAAGGAGCTTGCCAATTCCAGGTACGCTGCATTTCTCGTTTCCATGAGCAAGAACTTCAAGAAAAGGAAACATGGCTGA